A window of the Lactuca sativa cultivar Salinas chromosome 7, Lsat_Salinas_v11, whole genome shotgun sequence genome harbors these coding sequences:
- the LOC111885683 gene encoding uncharacterized protein LOC111885683 — MRGEFNGLKALILQENDTTFYVHCLAHQLQLVVVAVAKKHDGVSDFFEQISSVVNVVCVSCKRKDLLRQQARQRVQKGLCSGELETGRGLNQETTLGRVGDTRWGSDFNTLTSLMKLFADVLVVLEFVKVDGGSLANRQQVSRILAYFKSYEFVFYLYMMYDILHLMGTLSKQFQKKKDLDILEAASMVRGTMDALQSLRAMRFATILPKVSSFCQTHNIATLEMQDFYIGARNRTTTKTNRFHFEVEIFNTVVDMQLTEYRDRFSETST; from the coding sequence ATGCGAGGGGAATTCAATGGTTTGAAAGCTTTGATATTACAAGAGAATGACACAACTTTTTATGTACATTGCCTTGCACACCAACTTCAATTGGTGGTTGTAGCTGTAGCAAAGAAGCATGATGGTGTTAGTGACTTTTTTGAGCAAATTTCATCGGTGGTTAATGTTGTTTGTGTCTCGTGTAAAAGAAAAGACTTGCTACGGCAACAAGCAAGACAAAGGGTGCAAAAAGGCTTATGTAGTGGTGAACTCGAAACGGGAAGAGGGTTAAATCAAGAGACTACACTTGGTCGGGTGGGAGATACAAGATGGGGTTCAGATTTCAACACACTCACAAGTCTGATGAAGTTGTTTGCGGATGTTCTTGTGGTTTTAGAATTTGTGAAAGTGGATGGAGGGTCATTGGCAAACCGCCAACAAGTGTCCAGAATTTTAGCATATTTTAAATCTTATGagtttgtgttttacttgtatatGATGTATGACATTTTACACCTCATGGGTACATTATCAAagcaatttcaaaaaaaaaaagatctagACATTTTAGAAGCGGCTTCGATGGTTAGAGGGACAATGGACGCATTGCAATCTTTAAGAGCCATGAGGTTTGCTACCATTTTGCCAAAGGTATCCTCTTTTTGTCAAACACACAATATTGCTACACTGGAAATGCAGGATTTTTATATTGGTGCGAGAAACCGAACGACCACAAAAACCAATAGATTTCACTTTGAGGTTGAAATCTTCAACACGGTGGTAGATATGCAACTGACAGAATATCGAGATCGATTtagtgaaacaagcacctag